The Manihot esculenta cultivar AM560-2 chromosome 1, M.esculenta_v8, whole genome shotgun sequence genome has a window encoding:
- the LOC110628388 gene encoding kinesin-like protein KIN-UA encodes MATGFGNYRNGNHSSRTSLNSTSKVSLNSNSKGSSIKSKSLNSSGLRKSAPASLGAAKDDAGVPGRVRVAVRLRPRNAEEMVADADFADCVELQPEVKRLKLRKNNWDSETYEFDEVLTEFASQKRVYEVVAKPVVESVLDGYNGTVMAYGQTGTGKTYTLGRLGEEDTAARGIMVRAMEDILADVSQETDSVCVSYLQLYMETIQDLLDPANDNISIVEDPKTGDVSLPGASLVEIRDQQSFVELLRLGEAHRFAANTKLNTESSRSHAILMVHVKRSVRGRDTALSGDNGNSSHTVKSLKPPVVRKGKLVVVDLAGSERIDKSGSEGHTLEEAKSINLSLSALGKCINALAENSLHVPVRDSKLTRLLRDSFGGTARTSLVITIGPSPRHRGETASTIMFGQRAMKVENMLKLKEEFDYKSLARRLDIQLDKLIADHERQQKAFEEEIERITVEAQNQISEVERNYADALENERVRYQKECMDSIKKLEEKWMINQQKHASAENMVGRKDDSSDVTSKGEGSGVAVADEVAELKTLLQKEALLRKASEEEVYNLKCQLAQSKKSEALGNSEISKLHKMLEDEACQKEKFEGEIAMLQSQLLQISFEADETRRRLDGGGSEKILGALDSQMSQLRHPQLNDMGNGEKASIATLFEQVGLNRILSLLESEDADVRIHAVKVVANLAAEETNQEKIVEAGGLTSLLTLLRSSEDESIHRVAAGAIANLAMNETNQELIMAQGGIRLLSMTSANAEDPQTLRMVAGAIANLCGNDKLQMKLRGEGGIKALLGMVKCRHPDVLAQVARGIANFAKCESRASTQGTKNGKSLLIADGALPWIIQNANNEASQIRRHIELALCHLAQHEANAKEMISGGALWELVRISRDCSREDIKTLAHRTLTSSPTFQAELRRLRVDY; translated from the exons ATGGCTACAGGTTTTGGTAATTACAGAAATGGCAATCACAGTAGCAGAACCTCTCTCAATAGCACTAGCAAAGTCTCCCTCAACTCAAATTCCAAGGGTTCTTCTATTAAATCCAAGTCCTTGAACAGTTCTGGTCTCCGTAAAAGCGCACCTGCTTCTCTCGGCGCCGCCAAGGACGATGCTGGAG TTCCTGGAAGAGTTAGGGTAGCTGTAAGATTGCGGCCTCGAAATGCAGAGGAAATGGTGGCAGATGCTGATTTTGCTGATTGTGTAGAATTACAGCCTGAG GTTAAAAGGTTGAAACTTCGGAAAAACAACTGGGACTCGGAGACCTATGAGTTTGATGAAGTGCTCACTGAGTTTGCATCGCAAAAACGTGTTTACGAGGTTGTAGCAAAGCCCGTTGTAGAG AGTGTTTTGGATGGATACAATGGGACAGTCATGGCATATGGACAGACTGGTACTGGTAAGACATATACTCTTGGACGACTTGGAGAGGAAGATACAGCTGCTCGTGGAATAATGGTCCGCGCTATGGAGGATATTTTAGCAGATGTTTCTCAGGAGACAGATTCTGTCTGTGTCTCCTATTTGCAG TTATATATGGAGACTATACAGGACCTCCTTGATCCTGCTAATGATAACATTTCTATAGTGGAAGACCCAAAAACTGGAGATGTTTCGCTACCAGGGGCTAGCCTAGTTGAAATTAGGGATCAGCAGAGTTTTGTGGAACTATTGCGTTTAGGAGAAGCACACCGCTTTGCTGCAAATACGAAATTGAACACTGAATCTTCTCGTAGCCATGCTATTCTAATG GTACATGTAAAGAGGTCTGTCAGGGGAAGAGACACTGCACTTTCAGGTGACAATGGCAACAGCTCCCACACAGTTAAAAGTCTGAAGCCTCCTGTTGTTCGGAAAGGCAAGCTTGTTGTTGTAGATCTTGCTGGTTCAGAGCGTATTGATAAGTCTG GAAGTGAGGGGCATACACTAGAGGAGGCCAAGTCTATTAATCTCTCATTGAGTGCATTAGGGAAGTGCATTAATGCGCTGGCAGAAAATAGTCTACATGTACCAGTTCGTGATTCAAAGCTTACTAGATTGCTTAGAGATTCTTTTGGag GGACAGCAAGAACTTCACTGGTCATTACTATTGGTCCATCTCCACGGCATAGAGGAGAGACAGCAAGTACTATAATGTTTGGACAAAGG GCAATGAAGGTGGAGAATATGTTGAAATTAAAGGAAGAATTCGATTACAAAAGTTTGGCTAGACGGCTAGATATACAATTGGACAAGCTCATTGCAGATCATGAGAGGCAACAGAAAGCATTTGAGGAGGAAATTGAAAGAATAACAGTAGAGGCACAAAACCAAATTTCTGAGGTAGAAAGGAACTATGCAGATGCATTAGAG AATGAAAGAGTAAGATATCAGAAAGAGTGTATGGATTCAATAAAGAAGCTAGAAGAGAAATGGATGATAAACCAGCAAAAGCATGCTAGTGCTGAAAACATGGTTGGACGCAAAGATGATAGTTCTGATGTGACGTCCAAGGGAGAG GGTTCTGGGGTAGCTGTGGCGGATGAAGTTGCTGAGCTGAAAACGTTGCTTCAGAAAGAAGCACTTCTGAGGAAGGCTTCTGAAGAGGAAGTTTATAATCTTAAATGTCAACTAGCTCAATCGAAGAAGTCAGAG GCATTGGGAAATTCGGAGATATCAAAGCTCCACAAGATGCTGGAAGATGAGGCATGCCAGAAAGAAAAATTTGAAGGGGAAATAGCAATGCTACAAAGTCAATTGTTACAAATAAGTTTTGAAGCTGATGAG ACAAGAAGAAGACTTGATGGGGGTGGGTCTGAGAAAATTCTTGGTGCTCTAGATTCTCAAATGTCTCAACTAAGACATCCGCAGCTGAATGATATGGGAAATGGGGAGAAGGCTTCAATAGCAACACTCTTTGAACAAG TTGGATTGAATAGGATCCTGTCGTTGCTCGAATCAGAAGACGCTGATGTTCGAATTCATGCTGTGAAAGTTGTAGCAAATCTAGCAGCTGAAG AAACAAACCAAGAGAAGATTGTAGAAGCTGGTGGTCTTACCTCTCTGTTGACACTGCTAAGAAGCTCTGAGGATGAGAGCATACATCGAGTAGCAGCTGGTGCAATTGCTAATCTTGCAATGAATG AAACCAACCAAGAGCTCATAATGGCTCAAGGAGGCATTCGTTTATTGTCCATGACATCAGCCAATGCTGAGGATCCTCAAACACTTCGAATGGTTGCTGGAGCCATAGCCAATCTTTGTGGAAATG ATAAATTGCAAATGAAGCTAAGAGGTGAAGGCGGCATCAAGGCTTTGCTAGGAATGGTTAAGTGTAGGCATCCTGACGTTCTAGCACAAGTTGCTCGTGGAATAGCAAATTTTGCAAAATGCGAGTCAAGAGCATCAACTCAAG GAACTAAGAACGGAAAGTCTCTTCTGATTGCGGATGGTGCTCTTCCATGGATTATACAGAATGCTAACAATGAAGCCTCACAAATCAGGCGCCATATAGAGCTTGCTCTATGCCACTTAGCTCAACATG AGGCAAATGCCAAAGAAATGATTAGTGGAGGTGCACTATGGGAATTGGTTCGCATCTCGCGAGACTGTTCAAGGGAAGATATAAAGACTCTTGCACATCGAACCCTAACCTCTAGTCCTACTTTTCAAGCTGAATTGAGGAGACTACGTGTAGATTATTGA